From Mycobacterium lacus, one genomic window encodes:
- a CDS encoding type II toxin-antitoxin system VapC family toxin, with amino-acid sequence MLCPDVNVLLYAYRRDSIAHSAYVDWLQQTMTGHEPVGVSELVLSAVVRLATNHRIYRQPSGTADALEFCQAIRSAPAAVPLRPGVKHWEIFAQLCRDVAATANLVPDAYHAALAIENGATWITTDRSYARFPILQWRGPFG; translated from the coding sequence ATGCTGTGCCCTGACGTCAACGTTCTGCTCTACGCCTATCGCCGTGACAGCATCGCGCACTCCGCGTACGTTGACTGGCTGCAACAAACGATGACAGGGCATGAGCCCGTGGGAGTAAGTGAGCTGGTGCTTTCCGCAGTTGTCCGGCTGGCGACCAACCACCGGATCTATCGGCAGCCCAGCGGCACCGCAGACGCGCTCGAGTTCTGCCAGGCGATCCGGTCCGCCCCGGCCGCGGTCCCACTGCGGCCGGGTGTCAAGCATTGGGAGATCTTTGCCCAGTTGTGCCGCGATGTCGCGGCCACCGCAAACCTGGTCCCCGATGCCTACCACGCGGCGCTGGCAATCGAAAACGGAGCTACCTGGATCACCACTGACCGCAGCTACGCCAGGTTCCCGATTCTGCAGTGGCGCGGCCCGTTTGGGTAA
- a CDS encoding CHAT domain-containing protein → MSEPDRLTLVLRYADVGIVTYASLRIVGQPTRTVNWVVEEPILLAALQELDDALPEPHGSESRRDAIERALTRGPFAAPDPELTVAYILGVLLIGPAGWQLLAECVASPRAVLFVTPSARLARVPWGQLAVPKSGPSAEELVRARQEAVTASGRVAARLPWQLADIRDHTDGYRLMELVDVLMAVPQNIVHSPRAPAGWTARKSGPPVLVIDPRVPGQRPDSALGSVLGRPSDQTPLARHFTELIRHRAVLPDVDAVQLFRRTDADRRWLARLLTANPSRLVYVGHASAADGRADRAALHLACPAAIPGDADAIGDHRPLTASDLMSLRLPMPPRVALLACASGADYRFDEATGLVAAMILGGAQLVTATLWSLPTTAAYRQFCSAGADLADPMADLVVAVDRAHEAVDAGSAVNRWQREQMRRWRDGEVTASPLYWGALVTFAVDGAR, encoded by the coding sequence ATGAGCGAGCCGGACCGGCTGACCCTGGTCCTGCGCTACGCCGACGTCGGGATCGTCACCTACGCGAGTTTGCGCATCGTCGGGCAGCCGACGAGAACCGTCAACTGGGTGGTCGAGGAACCGATCCTGCTCGCGGCCTTACAAGAACTCGACGATGCCTTACCTGAACCGCACGGCTCCGAGAGCCGGCGTGACGCCATCGAGCGGGCGCTGACCCGAGGTCCCTTCGCGGCGCCGGACCCCGAGCTGACGGTCGCCTACATCCTGGGTGTGCTGCTGATCGGCCCGGCCGGGTGGCAGCTGTTGGCCGAGTGCGTGGCGTCGCCGCGGGCGGTGCTGTTCGTCACCCCCAGCGCCCGCCTGGCGCGCGTCCCGTGGGGACAGCTGGCGGTGCCGAAGTCGGGACCAAGCGCGGAAGAATTGGTGCGCGCTCGCCAGGAGGCCGTCACCGCCAGCGGCCGGGTGGCCGCTCGGCTCCCTTGGCAGCTGGCCGATATCAGGGACCACACCGATGGGTATCGGCTGATGGAGCTGGTCGACGTGCTGATGGCGGTGCCACAGAACATCGTGCACTCGCCGCGCGCGCCGGCCGGGTGGACCGCCAGGAAATCCGGCCCGCCGGTACTGGTCATCGACCCTCGGGTGCCGGGGCAGCGCCCGGACTCCGCGCTCGGGTCGGTGCTCGGCAGGCCGTCGGACCAAACGCCGCTGGCACGGCATTTCACCGAGCTGATCCGACATCGCGCGGTGCTGCCGGACGTCGACGCGGTCCAGCTGTTTCGCCGAACCGATGCCGACCGCAGGTGGCTGGCCAGGCTGCTGACCGCGAACCCAAGTCGGCTCGTGTACGTCGGGCACGCCAGTGCGGCCGACGGCCGAGCCGACCGGGCGGCGCTTCATCTCGCCTGCCCGGCGGCGATTCCCGGGGATGCCGACGCCATCGGCGACCACCGTCCGCTGACCGCTTCGGACCTGATGTCGTTGCGGTTGCCGATGCCGCCCCGGGTGGCCCTGCTGGCCTGCGCATCGGGCGCTGACTATCGGTTCGACGAGGCGACCGGTTTGGTGGCGGCGATGATCCTCGGCGGGGCGCAACTGGTGACCGCCACGTTGTGGTCGCTGCCCACCACGGCGGCCTACCGGCAGTTCTGCTCCGCCGGCGCCGATCTGGCTGATCCGATGGCCGACCTGGTCGTCGCCGTCGATCGCGCACACGAAGCCGTCGATGCCGGGTCCGCGGTGAATCGCTGGCAACGTGAACAGATGCGGCGCTGGCGGGACGGTGAGGTCACCGCCAGCCCGCTGTATTGGGGCGCGTTGGTCACGTTCGCCGTCGACGGCGCGCGCTGA
- a CDS encoding lipoprotein LpqH, producing MKRVLATAIGTLGCAAALVACSSGGHSASPASSVSTGGGTEVKVGGADLAGLNPASVTCVKQGGKINIGSGSTNGAQQALAVVMTDEATPRVESLALVVDGNALSVSDNMGAKVGSAKVAVDGKTYTITGQAQGADLKNPMAGMITKDFNIKVTCG from the coding sequence GTGAAACGTGTTCTCGCGACAGCGATTGGGACCCTGGGCTGCGCGGCGGCGCTGGTGGCCTGCTCGAGCGGCGGTCACTCAGCCAGCCCGGCGTCCAGCGTCTCGACCGGCGGCGGCACCGAGGTCAAGGTGGGCGGTGCCGACCTGGCGGGCCTGAACCCGGCGTCGGTGACCTGCGTCAAGCAGGGCGGCAAGATCAACATCGGCAGCGGCTCGACTAATGGTGCCCAGCAGGCGCTGGCTGTCGTGATGACCGACGAGGCCACCCCTAGGGTCGAGTCGCTGGCCCTGGTTGTCGACGGCAACGCCTTGTCCGTCAGCGACAACATGGGCGCGAAGGTCGGGTCGGCGAAGGTGGCGGTCGATGGCAAGACCTACACCATCACCGGTCAGGCGCAGGGCGCCGACTTGAAGAACCCGATGGCCGGCATGATCACCAAGGACTTCAACATCAAGGTGACCTGCGGTTGA
- a CDS encoding aminotransferase class I/II-fold pyridoxal phosphate-dependent enzyme, producing MAFDSLNSAELAAQHARHQQDYAALRAKKLALDLTRGKPSPEQLDLSNRLLSLPGDDYRDVEGTDTRNYGGLHGLPELRAIFGELLGIPVQNLIAGNNSSLELMHDTVAFSMLYGGVDSPRPWKDEPSVKFLCPVPGYDRHFAITETMGVEMIPVPILEDGPDVDLIEELVAADPAIKGMWTVPVFANPTGVTCSWETVRRLVQMRTAAPDFRLFWDNAYAVHTLTHDFIRQVDVLGLAAKAGNPNRPYVFASTSKITFAGAGVSFFGGSLGNIAWYLQYAGKKSIGPDKVNQLRHLRFFGDADGVRLHMLRHQQILAPKFALAAEVLQQRLGDSKIATWTEPKGGYFISLDVMPGTARRTVALAKDAGVAVTEAGASFPYRKDPDDKNIRIAPTFPSIPDLRNAVDGLATCALLAATESLLGSGLASSAPRLR from the coding sequence GTGGCGTTCGATTCCCTCAACTCTGCAGAGCTCGCGGCGCAGCACGCCCGCCATCAGCAGGATTATGCGGCGTTGCGGGCCAAGAAGCTGGCGTTGGATCTGACCCGCGGCAAGCCGTCACCCGAGCAGCTCGACCTGTCCAATCGGCTGCTGAGCCTGCCTGGAGACGACTACCGCGACGTCGAGGGCACCGACACCCGCAACTATGGCGGCCTGCACGGCCTGCCCGAGCTGCGGGCCATCTTCGGAGAGCTGCTTGGCATCCCGGTGCAAAACCTGATCGCGGGCAACAACTCCAGCCTGGAGTTGATGCACGACACCGTCGCCTTTTCGATGTTGTACGGCGGCGTGGACTCGCCTCGGCCCTGGAAGGACGAACCGAGCGTCAAATTCCTCTGCCCGGTCCCTGGCTATGACCGGCACTTTGCCATCACCGAGACGATGGGCGTCGAGATGATCCCCGTCCCGATCCTCGAGGACGGTCCGGACGTCGACCTGATCGAGGAGCTGGTCGCCGCCGACCCCGCCATCAAGGGGATGTGGACGGTACCGGTATTCGCCAACCCCACCGGCGTCACCTGCTCCTGGGAAACGGTTCGCCGGCTCGTCCAGATGCGCACGGCGGCACCCGACTTCCGGTTGTTCTGGGACAACGCTTACGCCGTGCACACCCTGACGCACGACTTCATCCGTCAGGTCGACGTGCTCGGGCTGGCCGCCAAGGCCGGCAACCCGAACCGGCCCTACGTCTTCGCGTCCACGTCGAAGATCACCTTCGCCGGCGCCGGTGTCAGCTTCTTCGGCGGATCGCTGGGCAACATCGCCTGGTATCTGCAGTACGCGGGGAAGAAGTCGATCGGCCCGGACAAGGTCAACCAGCTGCGGCATCTACGCTTCTTCGGAGACGCAGACGGGGTACGCCTGCACATGCTGCGCCACCAGCAGATATTGGCGCCGAAGTTCGCGTTGGCCGCCGAGGTTCTTCAGCAGCGCCTCGGGGATTCCAAGATCGCGACCTGGACCGAGCCCAAGGGCGGCTACTTCATCAGCCTCGACGTGATGCCCGGCACGGCGCGCCGGACCGTCGCCCTGGCCAAGGACGCCGGTGTCGCCGTCACCGAGGCGGGTGCATCATTCCCGTACCGAAAAGATCCGGACGACAAGAACATTCGGATCGCACCCACCTTCCCGTCGATACCCGACCTGCGGAACGCGGTCGACGGGCTGGCGACCTGTGCACTGCTGGCGGCAACCGAGTCATTGCTGGGCAGTGGCCTGGCGTCATCGGCGCCCAGACTGCGCTGA
- a CDS encoding DNA polymerase III subunits gamma/tau, whose product MALYRKYRPATFAEVVGQEHVTEPLSIALGAGRINHAYLFSGPRGCGKTSSARILARSLNCVQGPTANPCGVCESCVSLAPNAPGSIDVVELDAASHGGVDDTRELRDRAFYAPAQSRYRVFIVDEAHMVTTAGFNALLKIVEEPPEHLIFIFATTEPEKVLPTIRSRTHHYPFRLLPPRTMRALIERICEQEGVVVDDAVYPLVIRAGGGSPRDTLSVLDQLVAGADGNHVTYQRALGLLGATDVALIDDAVDALAASDAAALFGAVESVIDAGHDPRRFAVDLLERFRDLIVLRAVPDAAARGVVDAPEDVLDRMRDQSIRIGPATLTRYAEVVQAGLGEMRGATAPRLLLEVICARLLLPSASDTESALLQRVERIETRLAMSIPAAEPAPRSAPAEPAKPQPAPVSAPVPTEPNAAAVRSIWSEVRDKVRKRSRTTEVMLAGATVRAVEDDTLVLTHESTPLAKRLSEQRNADVIAEALKDALGVNWRVRCETGASAPAAAPVGENAPAVQLDEEERMLAEAGRSDPSEPRRDPEEVALELLRNELGARRIDG is encoded by the coding sequence GTGGCTCTGTACCGCAAGTATCGACCGGCGACCTTCGCCGAGGTGGTGGGGCAGGAGCACGTTACCGAGCCGCTGTCGATCGCCCTGGGCGCCGGCCGGATCAATCACGCCTACCTGTTCTCCGGGCCGCGCGGCTGCGGAAAGACCTCGTCGGCGCGCATCCTGGCGCGGTCGCTGAACTGCGTGCAGGGGCCGACGGCCAACCCGTGCGGGGTGTGCGAGTCCTGCGTGTCGCTGGCACCCAACGCGCCCGGCAGCATCGACGTGGTCGAACTCGATGCCGCCAGCCACGGAGGCGTGGACGACACCCGCGAGCTGCGGGATCGCGCGTTCTACGCGCCGGCGCAGTCGCGGTACCGGGTGTTCATCGTCGACGAAGCGCACATGGTGACCACGGCCGGGTTCAATGCGCTGCTCAAGATCGTGGAAGAACCGCCCGAGCACCTCATCTTCATCTTCGCCACCACCGAACCGGAGAAGGTGCTGCCGACGATCCGGTCGCGCACCCATCACTACCCGTTCCGGTTGCTGCCGCCACGCACCATGCGGGCATTGATCGAGCGGATCTGTGAGCAGGAAGGGGTCGTCGTCGACGATGCGGTGTATCCGCTGGTGATCCGCGCCGGCGGCGGTTCGCCCCGCGACACCCTTTCGGTGCTCGACCAGCTGGTGGCAGGAGCCGACGGCAATCACGTGACCTACCAGCGGGCGCTGGGGTTGCTGGGCGCCACCGACGTCGCCCTGATCGACGACGCGGTCGATGCGCTCGCCGCGTCGGATGCCGCAGCGTTGTTCGGTGCGGTCGAATCGGTGATCGACGCCGGTCACGACCCGCGGCGGTTCGCCGTCGACCTGTTGGAGCGGTTTCGCGACCTCATCGTGCTGCGAGCTGTTCCAGACGCGGCAGCTCGTGGCGTGGTGGATGCACCGGAGGACGTGCTGGATCGCATGCGGGATCAGTCGATCCGAATTGGGCCGGCGACCTTGACCCGGTATGCCGAGGTGGTACAGGCCGGGCTGGGTGAGATGCGCGGCGCGACCGCGCCGAGGCTGCTCCTGGAAGTGATTTGCGCCCGGCTGCTGCTGCCCTCGGCCAGTGACACCGAGTCGGCGCTGCTGCAGCGTGTCGAGCGGATCGAGACCCGGCTCGCCATGTCGATCCCCGCCGCTGAGCCTGCGCCGCGGTCCGCTCCCGCTGAGCCGGCGAAGCCCCAGCCGGCGCCGGTGTCAGCCCCGGTACCGACTGAACCCAACGCTGCCGCGGTACGGAGCATCTGGTCCGAGGTGCGCGACAAGGTGCGCAAGCGCAGCCGTACCACCGAGGTGATGCTGGCGGGCGCCACCGTGCGGGCGGTAGAGGACGACACGCTGGTGCTGACCCATGAATCGACGCCCTTGGCCAAGCGGCTGTCCGAACAGCGCAACGCCGACGTGATAGCCGAGGCGCTCAAAGACGCGCTGGGAGTGAACTGGCGGGTGCGGTGTGAGACGGGCGCATCAGCGCCGGCCGCGGCACCGGTCGGCGAAAACGCGCCCGCGGTTCAGCTCGACGAAGAGGAGCGCATGCTGGCCGAAGCGGGCCGCAGCGACCCGTCGGAGCCGCGCCGCGACCCGGAAGAGGTCGCGCTCGAGCTGCTGCGGAACGAGCTGGGCGCCCGCCGCATCGACGGTTAA
- a CDS encoding class I SAM-dependent methyltransferase: protein MTATKESSKRDRSGTGKLSMAEILAIFTAGGPQPLKFTAYDGSTAGPDDAVLGLDLRTPRGATYLATAPGELGLARAYVAGDLQAHGVHPGDPYELLVSLTDRVNFKRPPARVLANVVRSIGIEHLLPIAPPPQESPPRWRRIADGLMHSKTRDAEAIHHHYDVSNTFYEWVLGPSMTYTCAVYPNAEATLEEAQENKYRLIFEKLRLQPGHRLLDVGCGWGGMVRYAARRGVRVIGATLSAEQAKWARQAIQDEGLAELAEVRHSDYRDVAETDFDAVSSIGLTEHIGVKNYPFYFGFLKSKLRTGGLLLNHCITRHDNRSTSFAGGFTDRYVFPDGELTGSGRIITEIQEVGFEVLHEENFRHHYAMTLRDWCRNLVEHWDDAVAEVGLPTAKVWGLYMAASRVAFERNNLQLHHVLAAKVDPRGDDRLPLRPWWTA from the coding sequence ATGACGGCAACCAAGGAGTCCAGCAAGCGCGACCGCAGCGGCACGGGCAAACTCAGCATGGCCGAGATCCTGGCCATCTTCACCGCCGGAGGGCCACAGCCGCTGAAGTTCACCGCGTACGACGGCAGCACCGCCGGCCCCGACGACGCCGTCCTGGGCCTGGATCTTCGGACGCCCCGGGGGGCCACCTACCTGGCCACGGCGCCCGGCGAACTCGGTCTGGCCCGCGCGTATGTGGCCGGTGACCTACAGGCGCACGGCGTCCATCCCGGTGATCCGTACGAGTTGCTCGTTTCGCTGACCGACCGGGTCAACTTCAAGCGGCCGCCGGCCCGGGTGCTGGCCAATGTCGTCCGCTCGATCGGCATCGAGCATTTGTTGCCGATCGCGCCACCGCCGCAGGAATCGCCGCCGCGGTGGCGCCGGATCGCCGATGGCCTGATGCACAGCAAGACCCGGGACGCCGAAGCCATCCACCACCACTACGACGTCTCCAACACGTTCTACGAATGGGTACTCGGGCCGTCGATGACCTACACGTGCGCGGTCTACCCGAACGCCGAGGCGACGCTGGAAGAGGCCCAGGAGAACAAGTACCGGCTGATTTTCGAGAAGCTGCGGCTACAACCGGGTCACCGGCTGCTCGACGTCGGCTGCGGCTGGGGTGGCATGGTGCGCTACGCGGCGCGACGCGGTGTGCGGGTCATCGGTGCCACGCTGTCGGCCGAACAGGCCAAGTGGGCGCGGCAGGCGATTCAAGATGAAGGGCTGGCCGAGCTAGCCGAGGTGAGGCACTCGGACTACCGCGACGTGGCCGAGACGGACTTCGACGCCGTTTCTTCGATCGGGCTGACCGAGCACATCGGTGTCAAGAACTACCCGTTCTACTTCGGATTTCTCAAGTCGAAGTTGCGCACCGGTGGCCTGCTGCTCAATCACTGCATCACTCGCCACGACAACAGGTCGACGTCCTTCGCGGGCGGGTTCACCGACCGCTACGTGTTCCCCGACGGGGAGCTAACGGGCTCAGGACGCATCATCACCGAGATCCAAGAGGTCGGCTTCGAGGTGCTGCACGAGGAAAACTTCCGGCATCACTACGCGATGACGCTGCGTGATTGGTGCCGCAACCTCGTCGAACACTGGGACGACGCGGTCGCCGAGGTGGGGCTGCCCACCGCCAAGGTGTGGGGTCTGTACATGGCCGCGTCGCGGGTGGCCTTCGAACGCAACAACCTGCAGCTGCATCACGTCCTGGCCGCCAAGGTCGACCCTCGGGGCGACGACCGCCTCCCGCTGCGGCCATGGTGGACTGCTTGA
- a CDS encoding FAD-binding oxidoreductase: protein MVPVSASALSAHASGVERLLASYRSIPPTASVRLAKPTSNLFRARTKRDAPGLDTSGLTGVIGVDPDARTADVAGMCTYEDLVAETLRYGLSPLVVPQLKTITLGGAVTGLGIESASFRNGLPHESVLEMDILTGAGELITVAPDRHPDLYRAFPNSYGTLGYSTRLRIELEPVKPFVALRHIRFHSLTAMVDAMDRIVDTGGLDGVAVDYLDGVVFSADESYLCVGRRTLTPGPVSDYTGQDIYYRSIQHETGVKEDRLTIHDYFWRWDTDWFWCSRSFGAQNPRVRRWWPRRYRRSSVYWKLVAADQRFGITDRIEARKGRPPRERVVQDIEVPIERTREFLEWFGRNVPIAPIWLCPLRLRGHNEWPLYPIRPDRTYVNIGFWSSVPAGAAGSSAGATNRKIERKVTELAGHKSLYSDSFYSREEFEELYGGESYATVKKTYDPDSRLLDLYAKAVQRR from the coding sequence GTGGTGCCTGTCTCCGCATCCGCACTGTCGGCGCACGCATCGGGCGTCGAGCGCTTGTTGGCGAGTTACCGGTCCATCCCCCCCACCGCATCCGTCCGGCTCGCCAAGCCCACCTCAAATCTGTTCCGTGCCCGCACCAAACGTGACGCGCCCGGCCTGGATACATCGGGGCTGACGGGCGTCATCGGTGTTGATCCCGACGCTCGCACCGCCGACGTGGCCGGGATGTGCACCTACGAGGACCTGGTCGCAGAAACGTTGCGTTACGGCCTTTCTCCCCTGGTGGTTCCGCAGCTGAAGACCATCACCCTCGGTGGTGCGGTCACCGGCTTGGGTATCGAGTCGGCGTCGTTTCGCAACGGGCTGCCCCACGAATCGGTGCTGGAGATGGATATCCTCACCGGCGCCGGCGAATTGATCACCGTAGCCCCCGACCGGCACCCCGACCTGTATCGCGCCTTCCCCAATTCCTATGGGACACTGGGATATTCAACCAGACTGCGGATAGAGCTGGAGCCCGTCAAGCCATTTGTTGCGCTGCGGCACATCAGATTTCACTCGTTGACCGCGATGGTCGACGCGATGGACCGCATCGTCGACACCGGCGGACTCGACGGCGTCGCGGTGGATTATCTGGACGGAGTGGTATTCAGCGCCGACGAAAGCTACCTGTGTGTCGGCAGGCGGACCCTAACCCCGGGCCCGGTCAGCGACTACACCGGGCAGGACATCTATTACCGGTCGATCCAGCACGAGACGGGCGTCAAAGAAGACCGGCTGACCATCCACGACTACTTCTGGCGCTGGGACACCGACTGGTTTTGGTGCTCGCGCTCGTTTGGTGCGCAGAACCCGCGGGTGCGGCGCTGGTGGCCGCGACGCTACCGGCGCAGCAGCGTCTACTGGAAGCTGGTCGCCGCCGACCAGCGCTTCGGCATCACCGACCGGATCGAAGCCCGCAAGGGCCGTCCGCCGCGGGAGCGGGTGGTGCAGGACATCGAGGTGCCGATCGAACGGACCCGCGAGTTTTTGGAATGGTTCGGACGCAACGTGCCCATCGCGCCGATCTGGTTGTGCCCCCTGCGGCTGCGCGGCCACAACGAATGGCCGCTCTACCCGATCCGGCCAGACCGCACCTACGTCAACATCGGGTTCTGGTCATCGGTTCCGGCCGGCGCCGCGGGAAGCTCAGCGGGCGCTACCAACCGAAAGATCGAGCGGAAGGTGACCGAACTCGCCGGGCACAAGTCGCTCTACTCCGACTCCTTCTACAGCCGCGAAGAGTTCGAGGAGCTCTACGGCGGGGAGTCCTACGCCACCGTGAAGAAGACCTATGACCCCGACTCGCGTCTTCTCGATCTCTACGCAAAGGCGGTGCAACGACGATGA
- a CDS encoding SRPBCC family protein — protein sequence MGQVSAASTILINAEPAAVLAAVADYQNVRPKILSGHYSQYQVLQGGQGQGTVATWRLQATKSRVRDVQVNVDVAGHTVIEKDANSSMVTNWTVAPAGPGCSVTVKTTWTGAGGVKGFFEKSFAPLGLKKIQGEVLANLKNELER from the coding sequence ATGGGACAGGTGAGCGCAGCCAGCACGATCTTGATCAATGCTGAGCCTGCGGCCGTACTCGCCGCAGTGGCCGATTATCAGAACGTTCGCCCGAAGATCCTGTCCGGGCACTACAGTCAGTACCAGGTGCTGCAGGGGGGTCAGGGTCAGGGCACCGTCGCCACATGGAGGCTGCAGGCGACCAAATCACGCGTCCGCGATGTGCAGGTCAACGTTGACGTCGCCGGTCACACCGTCATCGAGAAGGACGCCAACTCTTCCATGGTCACCAACTGGACGGTGGCCCCCGCCGGACCCGGCTGCAGTGTCACCGTGAAGACCACCTGGACCGGTGCGGGCGGGGTCAAGGGCTTCTTCGAAAAGTCCTTTGCGCCGCTGGGGCTGAAGAAGATCCAGGGTGAGGTGCTGGCCAACCTGAAGAACGAATTGGAACGCTAG
- a CDS encoding Rv3717 family N-acetylmuramoyl-L-alanine amidase, producing the protein MDLRVSRRVGIAMVVGILAAASIPPVATAVPSNIAGMVVFIDPGHNGANDASIGRQVPTGRGGTKDCQASGTSTNSGYQEHTFTWDTALRVRAALNALGVRTAMSRGNDDALGPCVDERANMANALHPNAVVSLHADGGPASGRGFHVNYSSPPLNAAQAGPSVQFARVMRDQLKASGIPAANYIGQDGLYGRSDLAGLNLAQYPSILVELGNMKNPADSALMESPEGRQRYADAVVRGIAGYLATQSQAR; encoded by the coding sequence GTGGACCTACGAGTAAGCCGGCGTGTCGGCATCGCAATGGTCGTCGGAATACTCGCCGCGGCTTCGATTCCCCCGGTTGCTACGGCAGTGCCCTCGAACATCGCTGGCATGGTGGTGTTCATCGACCCCGGCCACAACGGCGCCAATGACGCATCCATCGGTCGTCAGGTGCCCACCGGCCGCGGCGGCACCAAGGATTGCCAGGCCAGCGGAACGTCGACGAACAGCGGGTACCAGGAGCACACCTTCACCTGGGACACGGCGCTGCGGGTCCGGGCTGCGTTGAATGCGCTGGGGGTGCGGACCGCCATGTCACGCGGCAACGACGATGCGCTGGGCCCGTGCGTCGACGAGCGCGCCAACATGGCCAATGCATTGCATCCCAACGCGGTCGTCAGCCTGCACGCCGACGGTGGTCCGGCGTCGGGCCGGGGATTCCACGTGAACTACTCGTCCCCACCGCTCAACGCGGCGCAGGCCGGACCGTCGGTGCAGTTCGCGCGAGTCATGCGCGACCAGTTGAAGGCGTCGGGCATCCCGGCGGCCAACTACATCGGCCAGGACGGTCTCTACGGGCGTTCGGACCTGGCCGGCCTGAACCTGGCCCAGTATCCGTCGATCCTGGTCGAGCTGGGCAACATGAAGAATCCCGCGGATTCGGCGTTGATGGAGTCACCCGAGGGCCGGCAGAGGTACGCCGACGCGGTCGTTCGCGGCATCGCGGGCTACCTGGCCACTCAGTCCCAGGCGCGCTAG
- a CDS encoding YbaB/EbfC family nucleoid-associated protein produces MQPGGDMSALLAQAQQMQQKLLEAQQQLANAEVHGQAGGGLVKVVVKGSGQVVAVSIDPKVVDPNDIETLQDLIVGALSDASKQVTKMAQERLGSLAGAMRPPGAPGAPGAPGAPGAPGAPGAPGV; encoded by the coding sequence ATGCAACCCGGAGGCGATATGTCGGCGCTGTTGGCCCAGGCGCAGCAGATGCAGCAGAAACTGCTGGAAGCCCAGCAGCAGCTCGCGAACGCCGAGGTGCACGGTCAAGCCGGTGGAGGCTTGGTCAAGGTCGTCGTCAAAGGCAGCGGCCAGGTGGTTGCGGTGAGCATCGATCCCAAGGTCGTCGATCCCAACGACATCGAGACCTTGCAGGACTTGATCGTTGGTGCGCTGTCCGACGCTTCCAAGCAAGTGACGAAGATGGCGCAGGAGCGGCTAGGGTCGCTAGCCGGTGCTATGCGCCCGCCGGGCGCCCCGGGCGCCCCGGGTGCCCCGGGTGCCCCGGGTGCCCCGGGTGCCCCGGGTGCCCCGGGGGTCTGA
- the recR gene encoding recombination mediator RecR: MFEGPVQDLIDELGKLPGIGPKSAQRIAFHLLSVEPPEIDRLTAVLAKVRDGVRFCAVCGNVSDEERCRICADPRRDGSQVCVVEEPKDVQAVERTREFRGRYHVLGGALDPLSGVGPDQLRIRELLSRIGERVDDVDITEVIIATDPNTEGEATATYLVRMLRDIPGLTVTRIASGLPMGGDLEFADELTLGRALIGRRVLA, translated from the coding sequence ATGTTTGAGGGACCCGTTCAGGATTTGATCGACGAACTCGGCAAGCTACCGGGTATCGGCCCCAAGAGCGCGCAGCGTATTGCCTTTCATCTGTTGTCGGTCGAACCGCCGGAGATCGACCGGCTGACCGCGGTGCTGGCGAAGGTTCGTGACGGCGTGCGGTTCTGCGCCGTATGCGGCAACGTCTCCGATGAAGAGCGCTGCCGGATCTGCGCCGATCCGCGCCGGGACGGCTCGCAGGTGTGCGTCGTCGAGGAGCCGAAGGATGTCCAGGCCGTCGAGCGCACCCGCGAATTTCGGGGCCGCTATCACGTCCTGGGCGGGGCGCTTGACCCACTGTCTGGAGTTGGTCCCGATCAGCTACGGATCCGTGAGCTGTTGAGTCGCATCGGTGAGCGGGTCGACGACGTGGACATCACCGAGGTGATCATCGCCACCGACCCCAATACCGAGGGCGAGGCGACGGCCACCTACCTGGTGCGGATGCTGCGCGACATCCCCGGCCTGACTGTGACGCGGATCGCGTCCGGTCTGCCGATGGGCGGCGACCTGGAGTTCGCCGACGAGCTGACGCTCGGCCGCGCGCTCATCGGCCGTCGCGTGCTCGCCTGA